ATGCACGCCCTGGCCGCGCGCGACGCCGCGCGGATCGCGCTGTTCCCCGGCGTCACCGCGATGCTGGCCGAGATCGCCGAGGCGGGCGTGCCGCTGGCGATCCTGTCGTCGAACCGCCGGGAGGCCGTCCGCCGCGTGCTCGGGCCGGACAACGCGGCCCGCATCGACGCCTATGCCTGTGGGGCCTCGATCTTCGGCAAGGCGCGCCGGCTGAAGGCGCTGCTCGCGCGGACCGGGATCGCCGCGGACCGGGCGCTCTGCATCGGCGACGAGATCCGGGATCTGGAGGCGGCCCGCGCCCTCGGCTGCCCGTTCGGCGCCGTGGCCTGGGGCTACACCGATCCGCGGGCGCTCGCGGCGCTCGGACCCGAATACGTGTTTTCAGAACCCGCGGAGATCGCCCGCCTCGCGGCGGGCGCCGTTGGTCAGAGGCCGCGATT
This window of the Methylobacterium tardum genome carries:
- a CDS encoding HAD hydrolase-like protein, with amino-acid sequence MVLDFDGTLADSFDWFCSVLNGVADRYRFRRVEAHEVEELRLQGARAIVAHLGIPRWKLPLIARHMHALAARDAARIALFPGVTAMLAEIAEAGVPLAILSSNRREAVRRVLGPDNAARIDAYACGASIFGKARRLKALLARTGIAADRALCIGDEIRDLEAARALGCPFGAVAWGYTDPRALAALGPEYVFSEPAEIARLAAGAVGQRPRFAPGTTLAPLPLPNGS